A section of the Phaseolus vulgaris cultivar G19833 chromosome 8, P. vulgaris v2.0, whole genome shotgun sequence genome encodes:
- the LOC137824463 gene encoding uncharacterized protein, protein MTSKREREVVDRVEDKGLDNESKRQKLDEDSLSSPPPVSIANPLSGLANNYADIDEEEEYVQRERGSINEMRNDGSQHNGHRYGEADDSDKEDDSQLFSGRNNRQVEVRKDCPYLDTVNRQVLDFDFEKFCSVSLSNLNVYACLVCGKYYQGRGKKSHAYTHSLEAGHHVYINLRTEKVYCLPDGYEINDPSLDDIRHVLNPRLTAKEVEQLDKNKQWSRALDGSSYLPGMVGLNNIKETDFVNVTIQSLMRVTPLRNFFLIPENYQHCKSPLVHRFGELTRKVWHARNFKGQVSPHEFLQAVMKASKKRFRIGAQSDPVEFMSWLLNTLHADLKTSKKNNSIIYDCFQGELEVVKEIPNKGAIDKKENNENQNNAEKLLDGVNERHAFVKETSKMPFLMLGLDLPPPPLFKDVMEKNIIPQVPLFNILKKFDGETITEVVRPHIARMKYRVTRLPKYMILHMRRFTKNNFFVEKNPTLVNFPVKNLELKDYIPLPTPKENEKLGSKYDLIANVVHDGKPGEGLYRVFVQRKSEELWYEMQDLHVSETLPHLVALSETYMQIYEQQS, encoded by the exons ATGACATCAAAAAGGGAAAGGGAAGTTGTTGATAGAGTAGAGGATAAAGGGCTTGATAATGAATCAAAAAGGCAGAAGCTGGATGAGGATTCTTTATCCTCTCCTCCTCCAGTCTCCATTGCGAATCCACTTTCTGGGTTGGCTAATAATTATGCTGACATTGACGAGGAGGAAGAATATGTTCAAAGGGAAAGGGGTTCTATTAATGAGATGAGGAATGATGGGTCCCAGCACAATGGGCATAGATACGGAGAGGCTGATGATAGTGATAAAGAAGATGATTCACAATTATTTAGTGGAAGAAACAATCGTCAGGTTGAGGTTCGGAAGGATTGTCCTTATCTTGATACTGTTAATAGACAG GTTTTGGATTTTGACTTTGAAAAATTCTGTTCTGTCTCCCTATCAAATTTAAATGTGTATGCATGTTTGGTTTGTGGGAAGTATTACCAAGGGAGAGGGAAGAAGTCTCATGCATATACACATAGTCTGGAAGCTGGGCACCATGTTTATATCAATCTCCGCACTGAAAAAGTCTACTGTCTTCCTGATGGTTATGAAATTAATGATCCTTCATTAGATGACATTCGGCATGTCTTAAATCCAAG ACTCACTGCAAAAGAAGTTGAACAACTTGACAAAAATAAGCAGTGGTCTAGGGCACTTGATGGTTCTAGTTACCTTCCTGGAATG GTGGGACTTAATAATATCAAGGAGACTGATTTTGTGAATGTAACAATTCAATCCTTAATGAGAGTTACCCCCTTGAGGAATTTTTTCCTCATCCCTGAAAATTATCAACACTGTAAATCTCCACTTGTTCATCGATTTGGTGAGCTCACTAGGAAAGTATGGCATGCACGAAACTTCAAAGGACAG GTCAGTCCACATGAGTTTCTACAAGCAGTGATGAAAGCCAGTAAGAAAAGGTTTCGGATAGGTGCACAATCTGACCCAGTTGAGTTCATGTCATGGCTGCTTAATACACTACATGCAGATCTTAAGACATCAAAAAAGAATAACAGCATAATCTATGACTGTTTTCAG GGTGAACTTGAGGTTGTGAAAGAGATTCCTAACAAAGGGGCCATTGAtaagaaagaaaacaatgaaaaCCAGAACAATGCTGAGAAACTTTTGGATGGGGTAAATGAGCGACATGCATTTGTCAAAGAAACTTCTAAAATGCCTTTTCTAATGTTAGGTTTGGACTTGCCACCACCTCCTCTTTTCAAGGATGTgatggaaaaaaatataataccaCAG GTTCCACTCTTTAACATACTGAAGAAGTTTGATGGTGAAACTATCACAGAGGTGGTCCGTCCTCATATAGCAAGGATGAAATATCGTGTTACTAGATTGCCTAAGTATATGATTCTTCACATGCGGCGGTTTactaagaataatttttttgtggAAAAGAATCCTACATTAG TCAACTTTCCTGTGAAGAACTTGGAGTTGAAGGATTACATTCCCTTGCCAACAccaaaagaaaatgagaaattGGGATCTAAATATGATTTAATTGCTAATGTTGTTCATGATGGCAAACCTGGTGAGGGTTTGTACCGGGTATTTGTGCAGCGCAAATCTGAAGAACTATG GTATGAGATGCAGGATTTGCATGTCTCCGAAACACTTCCTCATTTGGTTGCACTATCAGAAACTTATATGCAGATTTATGAACAGCAAAGCTGA
- the LOC137824194 gene encoding uncharacterized protein isoform X1, whose translation MEFRPRNYSAELEFHALRRVSTAAHPLSASPPSPPLAQVDVVDRGNNDFFDPLRGTDNDANAAPPDHENLNEAADLQPTKEWTSSRRLLMQRFPVSKMVSVSSMPDVLMRSGKLHEKSSTTMHFEELDNPQKFADEGVKTITWQEYVSRLHELKDEITRSWLAEDRVTSLKLSIKVAKLLMDTSVFEFYPTLFVLVTDIMDMVGNLVWQRIKRKAEFSEDGTLRCNLAENFQARDICADAKETCYNWFSKIGAVQELLPRIYLELAILPCWRFLLDQPLDSLQRLVMMTRGLGDPVASAYCRLYMAHCAQKLPSHDIGYLVTCVNDIRVILIQILSANERSHKNVKLNIKLQVSLMEPTIEYIMKCVFNGLTQTQVNEVLSELGLMKNQQELGSVSCVSIILHHLLKELPIEVVNSNVVHILHLIEFSKDNSFGQHMNYRLLGFRMHERKSPVHIVNDVLDKVIQVIALYDSLDEYLKVVDAYTDLILQNKMDNHLNAILEGISNRAWNKTVTEDEMLSLQSLIVKLLSHFKHLEDVFCLVQFPEILDVLYGKSQDVVFLHILNMVTRNDHISDPTSIQLLFEIAQTLHDNIEFMNVKDDDGQVARSISRFVHMVDYGAEMEQQLAFLVNCRGAFGRFNELKETLVHSCNSLAIQALKCAKKNLSFFKSCVTFSEVTIPSVSAHRQFDLFLETAEVAFLGGLVSHSDGLIDSAITCLHTLDIIDGFRTPTGVEGLVSSIRKLCGFLIMVPGTFSLPVTYFPNNLFTLISSRSCFEPKMRTQIFSAIILLLTTLSQKRLPYRANTQILGNDMLYYGDSSYNQELVSLSKLVLENLLSAVQQEPSQAARGILALEVCNCIASSFMLNSELSPVCLTLIETAKSCLSAQDRYLQSTIQLLNKQ comes from the exons ATGGAGTTCAGACCTCGCAATTACAGTGCCGAGCTTGAATTTCACGCCCTCCGTCGCGTCTCCACCGCCGCTCATCCTCTGTCTGCTTCTCCTCCCTCTCCACCTCTCGCCCAG GTTGATGTTGTAGATCGTGGGAACAATGATTTCTTTGATCCACTGAGAGGAACTGATAATGATGCAAATGCTGCTCCTCCTGATCATGAAAACCTGAATGAAGCTGCTGATCTTCAGCCAACGAAGGAGTGGACCTCTTCCAGGAGATTACTAATGCAGCGGTTTCCTGTCTCCAAGATGGTTTCAGTTTCTTCA ATGCCTGATGTTTTAATGAGAAGTGGGAAAT TACATGAGAAATCTTCGACAACTATGCACTTCGAGGAACTGGACAATCCACAAAAATTTGCAGATGAGGGTGTCAAGACTATTACATGGCAGGAGTACGTTTCTCGACTACACGAGCTCAAAGATGAGATTACTCGTTCTTGGTTAGCTGAAGACCGGGTGACATCCTTAAAGTTATCAATAAAG GTTGCTAAGCTTCTTATGGATACGTCAGTATTTGAGTTTTATCCTACACTTTTTGTTCTTGTCACCGATATCATGGATATGGTTGGGAACCTGGTTTGGCAACGCATAAAGCGGAAAGCTGAGTTTTCTGAAGATGGAACATTGCGCTGCAACTTAGCAG AAAACTTTCAAGCAAGGGATATTTGTGCTGATGCCAAAGAAACTTGCTATAACTGGTTTAGCAAAATTGGTGCTGTGCAAGAGCTTCTTCCACGCAT TTACTTGGAGCTGGCAATTTTGCCTTGCTGGCGCTTTCTGCTTGACCAACCTTTAGACAGCCTCCAACGCTTGGTAATGATGACAAGAGGATTAGGAGATCCTGTGGCATCTGCATATTGCCGTCTTTATATGGCTCACTGTGCTCAGAAGCTGCCTTCGCATGATATAG GCTATCTTGTTACATGCGTGAATGACATCAGAGTTATTTTGATACAAATCTTGTCAGCCAATGAAAGATCTCATAAGAATGTTAAACTCAACATAAAATTGCAAGTGAGTTTGATGGAACCAACCATTGAGTATATTATGAAGTGTGTATTTAATGGGTTGACTCAG ACACAAGTCAATGAAGTTCTGTCAGAACTTGGATTGATGAAGAATCAACAGGAATTGGGGAGTGTTTCATGTGTTTCAATCATTCTTCATCATTTACTGAAGGAGCTCCCTATTGAAGTAGTGAATTCCAACGTTGTGCACATCCTTCATCTTATTGAATTTAGCAAGGATAATTCCTTTGGTCAG CACATGAATTACAGACTGCTAGGATTCAGGATGCATGAAAGAAAATCCCCTGTTCATATTGTCAATGATGTGTTAGATAAAGTTATTCAG GTTATTGCTCTGTATGATAGCCTTGATGAATACCTGAAGGTTGTAGATGCTTATACTGATCTTATTCTTCAGAATAAGATG GATAACCATTTGAATGCCATTTTGGAAGGCATTTCAAATCGAGCTTGGAATAAAACAGTTACAGAGGATGAAATGTTAAGCTTGCAATCTCTCATTGTGAAGCTTCTGTCTCACTTTAAGCATTTGGAAGATGTTTTTTGTCTG GTTCAGTTTCCTGAAATCTTAGATGTATTGTATGGCAAGTCACAGGATGTTGTCTTTTTGCACATCCTTAATATGGTGACAAG GAATGATCACATTAGTGATCCAACAAGCATACAGTTGCTTTTTGAAATTGCTCAGACACTGCATGATAATATAGAGTTTATGAATGTGAAAGATGATGATGGCCAAGTGGCACGTTCAATATCTCGCTTTGTGCACATG GTAGATTATGGAGCAGAGATGGAACAACAGTTAGCTTTTTTGGTTAATTGTCGAGGAGCTTTTGGTAGATTCAATGAACTTAAG GAAACTCTTGTTCACTCTTGCAATTCTCTAGCAATTCAAGCTTTGAAATGTGCTAAGAAAAATCTTAGTTTTTTCAAATCATGTGTTACATTTAGTGAAGTCACAATACCTTCTGTTTCTGCTCACAGGCAATTTGATCTTTTTCTAGAAACTGCAGAG GTTGCATTCTTGGGGGGCTTGGTTTCTCATTCAGATGGATTAATTGATTCAGCAATCACATGTTTGCATACCTTAGACATAATTGATG GCTTCCGAACTCCAACGGGCGTTGAAGGACTAGTTTCATCTATTAGGAAGTTATGTGGCTTCTTAATTATGGTTCCAG GTACCTTTAGTCTACCAGTCACCTATTTCCCAAATAACTTGTTCACATTGATCAGTTCCCGCTCTTG TTTTGAACCAAAAATGAGGACACAGATTTTTTCAGCTATCATATTATTACTGACAACTTTATCACAAAAGAGGTTGCCATATCGTGCAAATACACAG ATTCTAGGCAATGACATGTTATACTATGGGGATTCATCTTACAACCAAGAACTTGTTTCTTTGTCTAAGCTCGTTCTTGAGAACCTGCTTAGTGCTGTTCAACAGGAACCTTCCCAG GCTGCTCGAGGAATTTTGGCACTTGAAGTTTGCAATTGCATTGCATCATCTTTTATG CTGAACAGTGAATTATCTCCTGTTTGCCTTACACTGATAGAAACTGCCAAGTCATGTTTGAGTGCCCAAGACAGATACCTCCAGTCAACCATTCAACTTTTAAACAAACAATAG
- the LOC137824194 gene encoding uncharacterized protein isoform X2 codes for MHFEELDNPQKFADEGVKTITWQEYVSRLHELKDEITRSWLAEDRVTSLKLSIKVAKLLMDTSVFEFYPTLFVLVTDIMDMVGNLVWQRIKRKAEFSEDGTLRCNLAENFQARDICADAKETCYNWFSKIGAVQELLPRIYLELAILPCWRFLLDQPLDSLQRLVMMTRGLGDPVASAYCRLYMAHCAQKLPSHDIGYLVTCVNDIRVILIQILSANERSHKNVKLNIKLQVSLMEPTIEYIMKCVFNGLTQTQVNEVLSELGLMKNQQELGSVSCVSIILHHLLKELPIEVVNSNVVHILHLIEFSKDNSFGQHMNYRLLGFRMHERKSPVHIVNDVLDKVIQVIALYDSLDEYLKVVDAYTDLILQNKMDNHLNAILEGISNRAWNKTVTEDEMLSLQSLIVKLLSHFKHLEDVFCLVQFPEILDVLYGKSQDVVFLHILNMVTRNDHISDPTSIQLLFEIAQTLHDNIEFMNVKDDDGQVARSISRFVHMVDYGAEMEQQLAFLVNCRGAFGRFNELKETLVHSCNSLAIQALKCAKKNLSFFKSCVTFSEVTIPSVSAHRQFDLFLETAEVAFLGGLVSHSDGLIDSAITCLHTLDIIDGFRTPTGVEGLVSSIRKLCGFLIMVPGTFSLPVTYFPNNLFTLISSRSCFEPKMRTQIFSAIILLLTTLSQKRLPYRANTQILGNDMLYYGDSSYNQELVSLSKLVLENLLSAVQQEPSQAARGILALEVCNCIASSFMLNSELSPVCLTLIETAKSCLSAQDRYLQSTIQLLNKQ; via the exons ATGCACTTCGAGGAACTGGACAATCCACAAAAATTTGCAGATGAGGGTGTCAAGACTATTACATGGCAGGAGTACGTTTCTCGACTACACGAGCTCAAAGATGAGATTACTCGTTCTTGGTTAGCTGAAGACCGGGTGACATCCTTAAAGTTATCAATAAAG GTTGCTAAGCTTCTTATGGATACGTCAGTATTTGAGTTTTATCCTACACTTTTTGTTCTTGTCACCGATATCATGGATATGGTTGGGAACCTGGTTTGGCAACGCATAAAGCGGAAAGCTGAGTTTTCTGAAGATGGAACATTGCGCTGCAACTTAGCAG AAAACTTTCAAGCAAGGGATATTTGTGCTGATGCCAAAGAAACTTGCTATAACTGGTTTAGCAAAATTGGTGCTGTGCAAGAGCTTCTTCCACGCAT TTACTTGGAGCTGGCAATTTTGCCTTGCTGGCGCTTTCTGCTTGACCAACCTTTAGACAGCCTCCAACGCTTGGTAATGATGACAAGAGGATTAGGAGATCCTGTGGCATCTGCATATTGCCGTCTTTATATGGCTCACTGTGCTCAGAAGCTGCCTTCGCATGATATAG GCTATCTTGTTACATGCGTGAATGACATCAGAGTTATTTTGATACAAATCTTGTCAGCCAATGAAAGATCTCATAAGAATGTTAAACTCAACATAAAATTGCAAGTGAGTTTGATGGAACCAACCATTGAGTATATTATGAAGTGTGTATTTAATGGGTTGACTCAG ACACAAGTCAATGAAGTTCTGTCAGAACTTGGATTGATGAAGAATCAACAGGAATTGGGGAGTGTTTCATGTGTTTCAATCATTCTTCATCATTTACTGAAGGAGCTCCCTATTGAAGTAGTGAATTCCAACGTTGTGCACATCCTTCATCTTATTGAATTTAGCAAGGATAATTCCTTTGGTCAG CACATGAATTACAGACTGCTAGGATTCAGGATGCATGAAAGAAAATCCCCTGTTCATATTGTCAATGATGTGTTAGATAAAGTTATTCAG GTTATTGCTCTGTATGATAGCCTTGATGAATACCTGAAGGTTGTAGATGCTTATACTGATCTTATTCTTCAGAATAAGATG GATAACCATTTGAATGCCATTTTGGAAGGCATTTCAAATCGAGCTTGGAATAAAACAGTTACAGAGGATGAAATGTTAAGCTTGCAATCTCTCATTGTGAAGCTTCTGTCTCACTTTAAGCATTTGGAAGATGTTTTTTGTCTG GTTCAGTTTCCTGAAATCTTAGATGTATTGTATGGCAAGTCACAGGATGTTGTCTTTTTGCACATCCTTAATATGGTGACAAG GAATGATCACATTAGTGATCCAACAAGCATACAGTTGCTTTTTGAAATTGCTCAGACACTGCATGATAATATAGAGTTTATGAATGTGAAAGATGATGATGGCCAAGTGGCACGTTCAATATCTCGCTTTGTGCACATG GTAGATTATGGAGCAGAGATGGAACAACAGTTAGCTTTTTTGGTTAATTGTCGAGGAGCTTTTGGTAGATTCAATGAACTTAAG GAAACTCTTGTTCACTCTTGCAATTCTCTAGCAATTCAAGCTTTGAAATGTGCTAAGAAAAATCTTAGTTTTTTCAAATCATGTGTTACATTTAGTGAAGTCACAATACCTTCTGTTTCTGCTCACAGGCAATTTGATCTTTTTCTAGAAACTGCAGAG GTTGCATTCTTGGGGGGCTTGGTTTCTCATTCAGATGGATTAATTGATTCAGCAATCACATGTTTGCATACCTTAGACATAATTGATG GCTTCCGAACTCCAACGGGCGTTGAAGGACTAGTTTCATCTATTAGGAAGTTATGTGGCTTCTTAATTATGGTTCCAG GTACCTTTAGTCTACCAGTCACCTATTTCCCAAATAACTTGTTCACATTGATCAGTTCCCGCTCTTG TTTTGAACCAAAAATGAGGACACAGATTTTTTCAGCTATCATATTATTACTGACAACTTTATCACAAAAGAGGTTGCCATATCGTGCAAATACACAG ATTCTAGGCAATGACATGTTATACTATGGGGATTCATCTTACAACCAAGAACTTGTTTCTTTGTCTAAGCTCGTTCTTGAGAACCTGCTTAGTGCTGTTCAACAGGAACCTTCCCAG GCTGCTCGAGGAATTTTGGCACTTGAAGTTTGCAATTGCATTGCATCATCTTTTATG CTGAACAGTGAATTATCTCCTGTTTGCCTTACACTGATAGAAACTGCCAAGTCATGTTTGAGTGCCCAAGACAGATACCTCCAGTCAACCATTCAACTTTTAAACAAACAATAG